Part of the Vigna unguiculata cultivar IT97K-499-35 chromosome 3, ASM411807v1, whole genome shotgun sequence genome, AGGCGAAGGTGTTGTAGGTGAAGGTAACGGCGAAGGAGTTACGGGTGAAGGTGTTCCAGGTGATGGAGGCGAAGGAGTTACAGGTGAGGGTGTTCCAGGAGATGGTGGTGATGGAGTTAAAGGTGAAGGTGTCCCAGGTGATGGAGGCGAAGGAGTTACTGGTGAAGATGTCCCAGGAGATGGAGGCGAAGGAGTTACTGGTGAGGGTGTCCCAGGTGATGGAGGCGAAGGAGTTACTGGTGAAGGTGTCCCAGgagatggtggtgaaggagttATAGGTGAAGGTGTCCCAGATGATGGTGGCGAAGGTGTCCCAGgagatggtggtgaaggagttGCAGGTGTTGTGGGGGAAGGAGGTGAAGGAACAAATGGCTTGCAGTTAAAGGAGTTACAGTCCACAGGCTTAGACAAGAAAGCCTGACATTGCGCCGGAGGCCTCTGAACGGGCCTCCCCGGCAAGCAGTTGATCCTATCGTCAAACGCCGGCAAGGCGAGACAGGCGGGAGGCTCGCCGGTGAAGAAGTTAAAGGAGTAGGTGAAGTTGAGAAGGTGAGGCAACATACATATACTGGAAGGAATTTGACCGGAGAGTAAGTTATGAGCCACGTTGAGCTGCTCCAAGCTGACGGCATTTCCAACGGCGCTTGGTAAGGGGCCGAGAAGTTGGTTAAAGCTGACGTCGAACACCGTGAGGTTCTTCAACAAGCCTATCTCGGAGGGCAAGCAGGATCGGAATGCGTTGTTCATGAGAATGATCTCGTTGAGGTTGGACATGTTGCCGAGGCTGTGGGGAATGCAGCCGTGGAATCTGTTGTTGGCGAGGACGATGACGGAGACGGGGGAGTTGCCGAAGTTGTCTGGAAGGTCAAAGACGAAACGGTTGTcgttgatgaaaatggcgtCGAGATCTTTGTCGAACAGTTCCCTGGGAACAGCCCCTTCGAATTCGTTGAACCGAAGATCCAAGAACTTGAGCGAAGGAAGGCGCAGAACCACCTCAGGGAACCTCCCCGCAAAGCGGTTGTTACTGAGATCCAGCTCGAAGAGGAGTAGCAACCTCTGGAAGGTGTGGGGCACAGTGCCGCAGAATCTGTTGGAGTTGATGTGGAAGAGTGCAAGATCTACGAGCAAACCGAGCTCCTCCGGTAAATAGCCGGCAATGTCGCCATGGTTGAGATCAATGCCGGCGACTGTACGGACGGAGGGGTCGTCGAGCGCGGGTGCACAGTATACCCCGGTGTAGCTACAAACGTCGGATCCTACCCAGTCGGTTGTCTGGTTACGGGGATCAGATAAAATGGCTTGCTTCCAAGCTTGCAGAGCTATGTAAGCGTTTCTGAGACGGTTATTTTCGAAAACAAGGGAGGGGTCAACGGTGACATTCTCCCCTCTGTCTCCGAACTCGTCTCTGTAGTAGAGAAGGTGGCGCGATTGGGTGAGCGTGACAGGGGAGGCATTGGCACATGTGCCCAGGAAAACGGCAACGAGGAGAAGGAGAAGTGTGAGATGAGAGGAGTGTGcttgtttcttcttcatctcaCATGAGGCAGTGCAGGGAGTGGTAGAAGAGAGGAAGAGGGTGGCAGAGAAGGGTTTCTTTGTTCCAGGGATTTTTGAACTCAGTGGCTGTTTTTTATGAGCAGAGAAGGTGTGAAAAATAATTCATCCAAGGGACAGCTATGCCACAGCTCAAACCACACTAGATTCTCTCTTccccgttttttttttttttttttaattattgagtTCTATTTTACactctcattttaaataataataatattatcgtTATTAATACCTGAAAACGCAGATAAATGTACAAGAGTTTATTGGTGGTGCGGTATTAAATCTATGGACACGTATTCTGCCAGCCACGATATTGAATTGATACTACCAATATTTTAAGTGATGCCCTGATTCTCTCTGTTCACGGTGCAGACAGTGATACTGGtgttaacatttaaaatattaataattatcatatattttaacgTATTGTTTGTTAACTGTGGTTTTTTAAACGTAATTAACTTAAATCCAgtgaatttatttattgaagtatttaaattgtgaaatttatgTATGGTTGTTGATATTGGGTGGCATAAGAAAGCGAATGGGTCTGTACAGAGTTCCTCTTCTACGTCCCCGCCAAACACTATAAATTCATTACCATTAATTACTTTCCACCACCTTCCTTCCAAACCTTCCTGCACATTACTcctcacattttcttttatctgcACCatgtatatgaataaaatacccacctttaaactttttatttaaaattttttaatttaaaaataatatcatagtTTCTTATACCaattaataatatcataaagATAGGTTATTAATAGTTAGTTGTCTTGTATGGAATAATAAGCAACATAGAGAAATAAGAGAAGATTTAATGACAGCTAAGCTAACAGGAGAAGCATGAGTGAATTTGTCCTTCACCAGTTCATTCATGCTCCTCTCCAGTGTCACTTTAGATTGAATCCCACTTTCTTGTTTCTCCTGCATCCATAACGTAACATGATGCGCGTCCACATCACACTACTGTGGACTCTCGCCTTTCCGATTGGGACCCACTCAAGATGGCGGAAGAAACCTGTCCCCTGCGCCACGCAAAACGACACCCGCTCAAACTGTCGTATTGGGACCCACGCGCTTCTCCGTTCCACCCTTTTCCGATCTCACCCCATAAACTTTACTCAAATATTTTACactattttatatcaaaatttaattccGCCTAATCTTTTTTCTAAtgccaaaacataatttattggATGGGATGGgtaataaacttaaatttcaaatttttatttcattgaaTTTGCCTTTTGAATAGCCTTCTAAAATTCATGTTAACGAAAATTATCTGTCAAGTTCTCGTTTCAAAAACACAATACATAtgatatataacaaaaataataggatataattaaagtttaaaatatgtgAGATAACACTACAACAATATATAATTAACGTGATAATAA contains:
- the LOC114178271 gene encoding leucine-rich repeat extensin-like protein 4 → MKKKQAHSSHLTLLLLLVAVFLGTCANASPVTLTQSRHLLYYRDEFGDRGENVTVDPSLVFENNRLRNAYIALQAWKQAILSDPRNQTTDWVGSDVCSYTGVYCAPALDDPSVRTVAGIDLNHGDIAGYLPEELGLLVDLALFHINSNRFCGTVPHTFQRLLLLFELDLSNNRFAGRFPEVVLRLPSLKFLDLRFNEFEGAVPRELFDKDLDAIFINDNRFVFDLPDNFGNSPVSVIVLANNRFHGCIPHSLGNMSNLNEIILMNNAFRSCLPSEIGLLKNLTVFDVSFNQLLGPLPSAVGNAVSLEQLNVAHNLLSGQIPSSICMLPHLLNFTYSFNFFTGEPPACLALPAFDDRINCLPGRPVQRPPAQCQAFLSKPVDCNSFNCKPFVPSPPSPTTPATPSPPSPGTPSPPSSGTPSPITPSPPSPGTPSPVTPSPPSPGTPSPVTPSPPSPGTSSPVTPSPPSPGTPSPLTPSPPSPGTPSPVTPSPPSPGTPSPVTPSPLPSPTTPSPPSPAAPSPLPSPTTPSPLPTPPSEPPVVGHSPPRPVAPSPLPPIHTPPSPVYLPPPHSSPAPPGYFPQPPPPSQLPPPSYTPPSPGTPLPTPTPPNGVHSPPPPSSPSPPAPTFSTPPPSHNYGSSPPPLPHPYPYLSPPPPPSPVHVPPPPPCTALLPPPPQSTPSPTPYLPPPSPSHPPYHPTPSPSHPSPYHPPPSPSHTPYHPPPSPSPPPTPPVQYSSPPPPPPCETPPAVSPPPPVVYQNPPPAPVYEGPLPPIVGLPYASPPPPPFY